gaatctaaaaataaattaagttgcgttataataggaggaatgtcttttctagaattaagaccatgctgtaggtaagaatatacctcagggtaatgcttcctttgttcattgtttaacaagtaatttatagcctgggcaaagtaattagcgactggtgagcaagcaattttcgctttcagcttccacttgtgcaccactaagaaaatattgcgaaaaatcaatacaagtttcctgaaattggaataattattaatatcaataagattgttagcaacttcaataacctgagctgtggaaggagttgcttgaacctcagtgggcatctcaaatgctggtatggtagttgataattctggaacttcatttatacttaaatttggtcctgaaaaaaagcaagaattttgcaactggttgtatgacacacatctggtgattatgtccgcaggattgtttttccctgaaataaagctaaattttataggaaccgtttcacacattctttgtatattatgaagtctatttacgacaaatggagaatgtttatttaatttgtccaatttcaaggcagcagagttcagccaatgtaaggcacagagagaatcagtatatacgtaaatattattaacctttaagggttttaagcaagcagatccagacaaatctttgtaaatctcaagagcacactcaacacttaaatgtattgcgttaagttccagagagggcatggatttactcttaagttgcttatttacaagtcggtttttggcatgtataaagcttaagcgattggattcaatatgctgtaaatagagtacacaaccaaatatgtccttacttgcatctgaaaatatataaatatcataattgccatctcgtggaccaacacacctagcaatttttaaaggaggagctctgttggtttgcctgcaaatattaatccattctctctgcaattcttgcgttaatggttgatcccaatgtaaattcttttgacactgtaattgatgcatgaacaatctacagcggttaaacaatggcatattaaaaccaaaaaggtcaaactgtgaagcaattgtttgtaaaagagaccttttagtattagcattgggatcaagaaaaattggtttagtgaaaatttcgtcggaaCATCGATCCCAGTTTAAACCAAACAACTTGTTACGTAAAGGCGTAGCTGCCTCGGCTTCGCGGTCCACCTCATCCTGTAAAGTCAAGTCATTAGTTACAACCTGCTGAATGTCAAATTTATAGGGATTGAATATATTTGAAAGCTGTTTATACGACCACTCTAACTCCTCTTTAGTGTTGGCAGTAATagccccattgtccatataaatcatggaatagataaatttctttaaatctgctattcgagaatcctctgaaggttgtaacacaagtatataatataatgaaatcattaataaaaagggactacatctaaggccaaaaggtaatcttacattcttaaaagccaATAAGGAAAAATCGCCTTGATTCACATTTTTGTACCAAAAAAATAACAACTTGGACTGATCAGTTTCTGTTAAAGATAACATATTAAAGGCTTTCTTAAGGTCAAATATGAGTAACTTTTGGTCAAATCTAAGCTGTAAAAAGGAAGAGGACAATTTTTGGTTTAACGTAGGCCCTGAATACATGCACTGGTTATGTGACAAAGATATATTATTAGAAGAATCCCTAAGGTTAGACAAAAATACAATCCTACATTTGGTACTATCCCTATCCAGTTTAAAGATAGGCATGTGTGGTAAAAAAGAATGTTGAGGATTCTCACTTTTAAACACTTCTAAATCATAAATGGGTTCAATTATGCCTGCCTTCAATTGCTCCTTAATTGTTTGGTCAACGAGCTGCAAACGTTCTGGATGTCGTTTAAGTCTCTTGAGGTTAGACCTTAATATCAACTTAGATAGATGCTCATTctttgaaagtaaatgagaaactttcccattccacagcaagggaacgataatacgtccatcagactccctacgacgaagggttttgatggtaaattcgaccaactggttattaagttcaatactttcatcattgtaggaattctgatcgtaatttaagtaataattgcattcagactctagaagttgatcagtggcctgttgcagtggtttctccataagcatgcctctttcatttattacagaaaatgaacagtttacctcaaagttattattaacgtcatcatcggcaaaaatatcaactttagagttcagcaaaaatgaattactctggatatgaatagcagaactacactcaaatgggttactaacagccgaGGTTGGCACTCTCTtatcagctaaattatcaatattcttgatcattaaatcaatgctaccagacaacaaaatacctgcatgacactcggtatacatcgatgaatttattcctccaaaaactgtatctgtacctgcaatacaataagcgaagtctgtacctaaaatgagctgaacattatcaatttcatgagaaaatttattaaggaattgatcagctaatttaacaccttgtgcctgacatttatcaactaatctaccaagcagaggtaatttcaatgctacattaatgtttggtacaaccaagcaataaattataaaggatttatctccgatcgtaacaggaacttcaacaatttcagtaaaatactccttgttaccattaaacccattaactgttagctttacctttgagttaatgattttaagattattctcctccgccaatttcttagtgacaaacgtgctctgcgaaccactgtccttcagtcctctgtaaacagttcccccaactttaaatgaaaaggtgggtaaaatGGAATCACCTTGACAAGTAGGAAGTacggcaacaccgctgcttatttgaggagaagtttccaccttggatttgcagttattaatattgttagagtCTCTGTCTGGTGACTGACTCCTATCACATAGgtaagtcatatgccagctgttacaatttgaacagcgtcttttgaatttaaaacgacacttaccggaaacatgattaaactggccgcattttacacatctattatttctagattttaaaatatgcactttatctgtaggagaaagaaaattagggcacttatggataaagtgaaatttatcagtatttccaacTGCAGAACACAAGGAACACTGAggcgaagacctgtctttatcatatgttactgcttccgcagccatgctggtagtactctctttaggaagagggagtgttaatgttttgacacgtgaagctttacatttcaagctttcaacacctttcccgtcactttcgtacctttcgcaagctgcaaagaaatgtgaaataatgtcatttaaggaaggatgagtctttcctgtaatattaataagCTGACGCTGAAAACGACCATTTAAGCCGTGCCAAGCAAAACatctgacaaattcatccgctccaatgttaaaagtcttgactgcttcacatactgatcggaggatggaaataaatgtgaagggatcatcaccctctcttaaacttaactccgtaattttcctaattgcattgtttttacaaacctccttagaagcaaaggcggaaatcaataattctttggcatctacataacgctgtttatcagcttccagagaacttaataaagtctttgctcgaccgtctatctgttgcttcagcaataaaagtaaatctctgtctggatactgaaatgcattagttgtagcctcaaattctgctataaatttcaagaaatcttctccttctttgcttgtaaacttgggaagaggagctgttggctgtttcagtaaactgcgggccacgtcgggaatattagaaccattattacccctggaaatctcaagtaatggtaaacaatactcaattttatctaaataatcctggcaacttgttaattctggctctaactctgcttcatcagatacgtcaggaaatttcttcaagaggatatgatcatctagctctgacagcttgtttctataattaacaagaagacctttaatagctaacttttcttcttgtgtaagggcagaataggtgtcagacctattgaattgttcggtgacttttctccgaatgacttttcgttgtccaatcagtacctgtaagttagccattataacaaacgtataacaaatgcaaaataataaaatgttaactttctgaaaaggaaaaatatatttatttaaatgaaatgttaatatcctggaaaggaaaatgtcaatGTCCTGCAAATATAAATATGAGAAACTATTGGGAGCCCCAgtcgtggtcaattctctactggatcatctgcaccatcattaagcacctttcattgtgttgccccacgttgggcgccataagcagaacaccataaaaatctgtgatttgaaataaaggttggaaggaaaaatgtaattaaatatgatatttattacataaataagcctttagaataacgtagtaacggagttacaaacaattggttggagaacaaggcaattcacgtaaatcgtagggcgtttccttcgttctgcttcgctcgctgtctgtaaagatatATTTAGGAAGATTagcatctaaaagtcatggtcatttatatagaagaatatacccatcggaataataacccacttaaaattaccttataattgagcaactgaggtttacattagtatcaggaaggaaataaaagggccgatacatcgaaaccgaacaccatcctgaaatgaacggtaaacctaatataaatttgctcggtcgtaatatgggagacaattcgtcataaatataaccattcgaaacaatgtatttgacgattctcttacccaagtgttaagaacgtgaatttataaataagctagagttactagtccgagagctaaatcacctgaaaggacaagagaatacgatatataaaacattgaccacaaaaatctattactaatcttcataaggttaaaaatgacagacaggaaaaacttgaaataggcaacacaaggcaatgagagttcgcaatgataaccttaaaaataagccctatatattcttggtactcaccattgtcgaaccatgcacaaaggcgttgcagatggattttggcagattttcacaagagggtgacgtagaccagggatcccaataaaagcctttagcctaagaaaggcatgtcggacaaatcaaaaatgtggaaacctttccaggtgagtgaggtctctgtgtctctgtctctgacactgtcggacagccgggctgcctgcctcctcgtcggcgttttcgctcgagtaaagcatatggaaggaggaggagttagcaaactatccatctttaaagactggacggcaggaaagacaatttgatggtaccaagagtaggacaattgaaaataccaaattcttaataattactagtctttcctgtcgccatgtgaaaatatgaaatgtcttgtacaataatattaataataataataataataataataataataataataataataataataataataataataataataataataataataataataattttaataataataataataataattataataataataataataataataataataattacaattttaataataataataataataatattaataataataataatgataatgataataataataataataataataataataataataataataataataataatgataataataataataataataataataataataataataataataataataataataataataataattttaataataataataataataataataataataatgatagtaataataataataataataataataataataataattacaattttattattaataataataataataataataataataataataataataataataataattttaataataataataataataataataataataataataataataataataataataataataataataataataataataattttaataataataataataataataataataataataataataataataataataataataataataataataataataattacaattttaataataataataataataataataataataataataataataataataataataataataataataataataataataataataataataataataataataataataataataataataataattttaataataataataataataatgataataataataataataataataataattataataattacaattttaataataataataataataataataataataataattttaataataatattaataataataataataataataataataataataataataataataataattttaataataataataataataataataataataataataataataataataattttaataataataataataataataatataataataataataataataataataataataataataataataataataataataataattttaataataataataataataataataatgataataataataataataataatgataataataataataataataattttaataataataataatgataataataataataataatgataataataataataataataataataataataataataataattacaattttaataataataataataataataataataataataataataataattacaattttaataataataataatagtaataataataattttaataataataatattaataataataa
The nucleotide sequence above comes from Palaemon carinicauda isolate YSFRI2023 unplaced genomic scaffold, ASM3689809v2 scaffold2702, whole genome shotgun sequence. Encoded proteins:
- the LOC137636323 gene encoding uncharacterized protein — encoded protein: MYTECHAGILLSGSIDLMIKNIDNLADKRVPTSAVSNPFECSSAIHIQSNSFLLNSKVDIFADDDVNNNFEVNCSFSVINERGMLMEKPLQQATDQLLESECNYYLNYDQNSYNDESIELNNQLVEFTIKTLRRRESDGRIIVPLLWNGKVSHLLSKNEHLSKLILRSNLKRLKRHPERLQLVDQTIKEQLKAGIIEPIYDLEVFKSENPQHSFLPHMPIFKLDRDSTKCRIVFLSNLRDSSNNISLSHNQCMYSGPTLNQKLSSSFLQLRFDQKLLIFDLKKAFNMLSLTETDQSKLLFFWYKNVNQGDFSLLAFKNVRLPFGLRCSPFLLMISLYYILVLQPSEDSRIADLKKFIYSMIYMDNGAITANTKEELEWSYKQLSNIFNPYKFDIQQVVTNDLTLQDEVDREAEAATPLRNKLFGLNWDRCSDEIFTKPIFLDPNANTKRSLLQTIASQFDLFGFNMPLFNRCRLFMHQLQCQKNLHWDQPLTQELQREWINICRQTNRAPPLKIARCVGPRDGNYDIYIFSDASKDIFGCVLYLQHIESNRLSFIHAKNRLVNKQLKSKSMPSLELNAIHLSVECALEIYKDLSGSACLKPLKVNNIYVYTDSLCALHWLNSAALKLDKLNKHSPFVVNRLHNIQRMCETVPIKFSFISGKNNPADIITRCVSYNQLQNSCFFSGPNLSINEVPELSTTIPAFEMPTEVQATPSTAQVIEVANNLIDINNYSNFRKLVLIFRNIFLVVHKWKLKAKIACSPVANYFAQAINYLLNNEQRKHYPEVYSYLQHGLNSRKDIPPIITQLNLFLDSQGLLRVKSKFKKWNYGLSGNYPLLLHPDSHLTKLIIWDAHLKLLHSGCYSVLTELRKHYYIPKHFSVVKKALKQCVHCRRFNNRYIRLNQNFYRDFRADPPTVPFSNIFMDYLGPFNTKDEKETRKVWLLCITCTWSRAVNLKICRSLNVAEFLRAFQLHCFEYGIPQLCISDLGTQLVAGGNTITSFISDPQTQLYFEENNVKPLSFQQYFKGCSELGSLVEVCVKMVKRLMFGAIKNFILTYVDFEFLVCNIVHLINRRPIAFKEAVRAETDNVPEPITPEQLVRGYELTSLSLIPNLQPLSVEDPEFYPDNQAISQNYVKLCKIRQTLIETYHNEFLGTLIQQAVDRKGRYRPVTHKLLKVGDVVLIKEEHTKRNNYPLGIILEVFKNDLGEVTHAVIKKGKTGQTSRLHVNNIIPILENTGSTNSATPDVCNSVTSSLRPKRKAAILSQERTRQML